The following coding sequences lie in one Musa acuminata AAA Group cultivar baxijiao chromosome BXJ1-8, Cavendish_Baxijiao_AAA, whole genome shotgun sequence genomic window:
- the LOC103994995 gene encoding putative HVA22-like protein g, protein MIGSFITRSLALILGYAYPAYECFKTVELNKPDIDQLLFWCQYWILVAALTVFERVGDNFISWIPMYSEAKLAFFVYLWYPKTKGTTYVYETFFRPYVAKHENEIDRNLLELRTRAGDIMVLYFQKVASYGQTRIFEILQYVASQSHSQSSRTRPVQRQPQQPIRRTSSTTAAREPTEQLKQAKSIPSSPTKSQPQEPLKAGVTPADAVATQLPSSSGLPSQPNTETTTLQPTAGDKEALQAGVANTTDKENPQEDANPPVQEKPIEEAIRVTRARLRKRAATAGPSAR, encoded by the exons ATGATCGGGAGTTTTATCACGAGAAGCCTTGC GTTGATTCTTGGATATGCTTATCCAGCATATGAATGCTTCAAGACGGTGGAGTTAAACAAGCCCGACATCGATCAGCTTCTGTTCTGGTGTCAGTACTG GATTTTAGTTGCTGCCTTGACTGTCTTTGAGAGAGTGGGCGACAATTTCATTTCATG GATACCAATGTACAGCGAAGCGAAATTGGCATTCTTTGTGTATCTCTGGTATCCCAAAACAAAG GGAACAACTTATGTTTATGAAACCTTCTTCCGCCCGTATGTGGCAAAGCATGAAAATGAAATAGATCGCAACTTGCTTGAGCTGAGAACAAGGGCTGGGGATATCATGGTCCTCTACTTCCAGAAAGTTGCAAGCTATGGTCAGACGAGGATTTTTGAAATCCTGCAGTATGTTGCTTCGCAATCACACTCACAATCATCAAGAACTCGTCCTGTTCAG CGACAACCACAACAACCGATCCGTAGAACATCATCAACAACAGCTGCAAGGGAGCCCACGGAGCAACTTAAGCAGGCCAAAAGTATACCTTCCAGCCCTACCAAGAGCCAGCCTCAGGAACCCTTGAAGGCAGGTGTTACTCCGGCCGATGCTGTTGCTACCCAGCTCCCATCTTCGTCAGGTCTTCCCAGTCAACCCAATACCGAAACCACTACCCTTCAACCAACAGCTGGTGACAAGGAAGCACTGCAGGCTGGTGTGGCCAATACCACGGACAAAGAAAACCCACAGGAAGATGCTAATCCTCCCGTTCAAGAGAAACCCATCGAAGAAGCCATCCGTGTGACGCGTGCCAGACTTAGAAAGCGAGCTGCTACCGCTGGTCCATCGGCCCGCTAA
- the LOC135587567 gene encoding cytokinin riboside 5'-monophosphate phosphoribohydrolase LOG3-like, whose protein sequence is MEAEAQALMSKRSTASRFRRVCVFCGSSPGRKPSYQLAAIQLGHELVRRNIDLVYGGGSVGLMGLVSQAVHDGGRHVLGVIPRTLMPREITGETVGEVRAVSGMHQRKAEMASQADAFIALPGGYGTLEELLEVITWAQLGIHDKPVGLLNVDGYYDSLLSFIDKAVDEGFIAPAARHIIISAQTSHELLSELEDYQPMHDGVAPQLSWERERLGQSPKSNIGR, encoded by the exons ATGGAAGCTGAGGCACAGGCTTTGATGAGCAAGAGATCCACAGCCTCTCGGTTCAGAAGGGTGTGCGTCTTCTGCGGCAGCAGCCCCGGGAGGAAACCCAGTTACCAGCTCGCAGCGATCCAACTCGGCCATGAATTG GTTCGAAGGAACATAGACTTGGTGTACGGTGGAGGAAGCGTTGGCCTCATGGGTCTCGTCTCCCAAGCCGTGCACGATGGCGGCCGCCATGTCTTGGG AGTTATTCCCAGGACTCTGATGCCTCGAGAG ATTACGGGAGAGACGGTGGGAGAGGTGAGGGCCGTGTCGGGAATGCACCAGAGGAAGGCGGAGATGGCCAGCCAAGCCGATGCCTTCATAGCATTGCCTG GTGGCTACGGAACCCTAGAAGAACTCCTCGAAGTGATAACTTGGGCTCAGCTGGGGATCCACGACAAGCCG GTGGGGTTGCTGAACGTCGATGGCTACTACGACTCCCTGCTCTCCTTCATCGACAAGGCTGTGGACGAGGGATTCATCGCGCCTGCCGCTCGTCATATCATCATCTCCGCACAGACTTCCCACGAGTTGCTGTCGGAGCTCGAG GATTACCAGCCGATGCACGACGGGGTTGCGCCACAGCTGAGCTGGGAGCGGGAGCGGTTGGGGCAGTCACCCAAATCGAACATCGGGCGTTGA